The following are from one region of the Sulfoacidibacillus ferrooxidans genome:
- a CDS encoding GNAT family N-acetyltransferase: protein MNLTVQPIGRDDALEILSWKYDEPYDFYNMDDDGIGELLNGTYFTVLENGVLIGYCCFGNSAIVPAGIKHGAYPDNGALDIGLGMRPDMTGHGRGYAFVRSILEFAQSEFNATPSRLTVAQFNKRAIALYHKLGFEPIMMFLVGDVEFLTMERRTA, encoded by the coding sequence GTGAATCTCACTGTACAACCGATAGGTAGAGACGATGCATTAGAAATATTGAGTTGGAAATACGACGAGCCTTACGACTTTTACAATATGGATGATGACGGCATTGGTGAATTGCTTAATGGCACATATTTTACAGTCCTCGAAAACGGTGTTCTCATCGGATATTGTTGCTTCGGCAACTCGGCTATAGTCCCAGCAGGGATAAAACATGGTGCCTATCCCGACAACGGGGCTCTCGATATTGGCTTAGGAATGAGACCTGACATGACAGGGCATGGGAGGGGTTATGCTTTTGTACGTTCAATATTGGAGTTTGCCCAATCTGAATTTAATGCCACGCCATCTCGTTTGACCGTCGCCCAATTCAATAAGCGGGCAATTGCTTTGTATCACAAACTCGGGTTCGAGCCTATTATGATGTTTCTAGTGGGAGATGTTGAATTTTTAACGATGGAGAGAAGAACTGCTTAA
- a CDS encoding type II toxin-antitoxin system PemK/MazF family toxin — protein MNFTQRKPKQGQIYLMAVEYRDRPNIKKARPVVVVSNERATDIDVIAVSVSSQLKRSEYDVSINYWKECGLSRPSIARTSKLISVSIEQLQTYLGELDASDLKRIIEKCRDVF, from the coding sequence ATGAACTTTACGCAAAGAAAGCCGAAGCAGGGCCAAATTTACCTGATGGCAGTGGAATATCGAGATCGTCCCAACATTAAAAAAGCTAGACCTGTAGTGGTTGTTTCTAACGAACGAGCCACAGATATTGATGTAATTGCAGTATCTGTATCAAGTCAATTGAAAAGGTCAGAATATGATGTTTCAATTAACTATTGGAAGGAATGCGGATTATCCAGACCATCCATTGCCCGTACTTCCAAGCTGATATCGGTTAGCATTGAACAATTGCAAACTTATCTTGGGGAATTAGATGCCTCAGATTTAAAGCGTATTATTGAAAAATGCAGAGATGTTTTTTAA
- the ltrA gene encoding group II intron reverse transcriptase/maturase, with protein MNRIAVSQDESTGHIRKNLRQIREDEIMRAWVEAQTADTSEHADEWIDWKEIERHVLRLQRQLAHAVEHNNRKAVRHYKWLIRTSHHTKLLAIRHVTQENKGRRTPGVDGKTYTTPEKRRELRGLVNLRSRPLPVRRVYIVKKNGKLRPLGIPTTHDRVCQAIHKAAMEPEWDIQFAPNTYGFRPQRSTWDAMSQVFANLCKSGSAQWVIEGDIRGYFDNVDHAKLLAKLAPEDRIYVRRMLKAPVLDPEEGLLASPRGTPQGGLASPLIALIALQGMEEDLRQKAFQMGFGSSRANPGINIVSYADDFIVTCKTKEQAEQFVPVIAQWLSENVGVELSLEKTHITNINGGFDFLGFHVRKYKGQLLIKPAKDSKLAVLRKIKSILDTNKSAKQSMVIRLLNPIIRGWGNYYSTQVSKKVFAYCDHRINQMLWKWIKRRHPKKSTKWLYQRYFTRSGNRNWVFADGSFVLATMTDVRIIRHIKIQGRRSPHRPSDHEYFEARREQLLLKRLNGFQKKVVRKTGGKCALCGCNISVEHFRRWQVNGDNAILFARMIPERLGGHNTIENVVVTHRWCYEKYRSINDYDTFPDNPERYLSNQESIVDGQVVWQGKQSKGQRQRQNCRMA; from the coding sequence ATGAACCGAATAGCCGTCTCACAAGACGAGTCAACAGGCCACATTCGTAAGAACCTCAGACAAATCCGCGAGGACGAAATCATGCGCGCATGGGTAGAAGCTCAAACAGCGGATACCAGTGAGCATGCAGACGAGTGGATAGACTGGAAGGAAATCGAACGCCACGTTCTCAGGTTACAGCGACAACTGGCCCACGCAGTCGAACACAACAATCGTAAAGCTGTGCGCCACTACAAGTGGCTCATCCGTACCAGCCACCACACCAAACTTCTGGCCATTCGGCACGTGACGCAAGAAAACAAGGGACGCCGCACACCTGGAGTAGACGGAAAAACATACACCACGCCGGAAAAACGGCGCGAGCTACGTGGACTCGTCAATCTCCGAAGTCGCCCCCTACCCGTTCGGCGCGTGTACATCGTCAAGAAAAACGGGAAACTCAGGCCACTCGGTATTCCAACTACGCATGATCGCGTGTGTCAGGCCATCCATAAAGCGGCCATGGAACCAGAATGGGACATTCAATTTGCGCCCAATACGTACGGATTCCGTCCACAAAGGTCAACATGGGATGCCATGAGTCAAGTCTTCGCGAACCTCTGCAAGTCAGGTTCTGCCCAGTGGGTCATCGAAGGGGACATACGCGGTTATTTTGACAACGTCGACCATGCGAAGCTCTTGGCCAAATTGGCTCCGGAGGACCGTATATATGTTCGGCGTATGTTAAAAGCCCCGGTCCTCGACCCCGAAGAAGGCCTGCTGGCAAGCCCGCGGGGCACTCCGCAGGGCGGGCTGGCTTCGCCGTTAATTGCGCTCATCGCGCTGCAGGGTATGGAGGAAGATTTGCGGCAAAAGGCATTTCAAATGGGATTCGGGAGTAGCCGTGCTAACCCGGGCATCAACATCGTCTCGTATGCGGATGACTTCATTGTCACGTGTAAAACGAAGGAGCAAGCAGAGCAGTTCGTTCCAGTCATCGCCCAGTGGCTTTCGGAGAACGTAGGCGTCGAACTCAGTCTAGAAAAAACGCACATAACGAACATCAATGGCGGGTTCGACTTCCTTGGATTCCACGTCCGCAAGTACAAGGGTCAACTATTGATTAAACCCGCTAAGGACAGTAAACTCGCTGTTCTACGGAAAATCAAAAGCATACTGGACACAAACAAGTCGGCGAAGCAATCTATGGTCATTCGGTTACTCAATCCAATTATTCGAGGATGGGGCAATTACTACAGCACGCAGGTCAGCAAGAAGGTCTTTGCCTACTGCGACCATCGAATTAACCAGATGCTGTGGAAGTGGATAAAACGACGCCACCCTAAGAAAAGTACAAAGTGGTTATACCAGAGGTACTTTACTCGAAGCGGAAACCGAAACTGGGTATTCGCGGACGGTTCATTTGTCCTAGCCACCATGACTGATGTCCGCATCATTCGGCACATCAAGATACAGGGGCGGCGTTCACCTCATCGACCGAGTGACCATGAATATTTCGAAGCCAGACGCGAGCAACTGCTACTCAAACGACTGAATGGTTTCCAGAAGAAAGTGGTGCGTAAAACTGGCGGCAAATGTGCTCTATGCGGATGCAATATATCGGTAGAACACTTCCGCCGCTGGCAGGTGAATGGAGATAATGCCATTCTTTTCGCCCGAATGATTCCCGAGCGATTAGGTGGGCACAACACGATTGAAAATGTCGTCGTTACGCATCGATGGTGCTACGAAAAGTACCGCTCCATCAATGACTATGACACTTTTCCAGACAATCCAGAACGCTACCTTTCTAATCAAGAAAGCATTGTTGATGGACAGGTGGTCTGGCAAGGGAAACAGTCAAAGGGACAACGACAACGTCAAAACTGCAGGATGGCTTGA
- the hmpA gene encoding NO-inducible flavohemoprotein, which translates to MLSQATKDIITSTVPVLEIYGERITTRFYERLFQNEPSMLDIFNQTNQRKGQQQTALAQAVYAAALHIEHIEDILPVVKQIGHKHRGLGVTPEHYPIIGENLLGAMKEVLGDGATDEIIGAWAQAYGVIADAFIGVEQDMYAQVATQTGGWEGFRPFIVVKKVQESDVITSFYIEPEDGGTVAVYEPGQYLTLKIDIPGLAHTQRRQYSLSDEPGKPYYRISVKREDAHDGWPEGIVSTYLHHHVQVGDTLHVAAPAGDFTLDVTTHHPIVFLSGGVGMTPLLSMVHSLLTYDPQHEVTYVHAAIHGGVHAFQTEMEELAIAHPSLQYYIVYEKPHEEDKQRAHFAQAGYIDLALLDARVPRDAEFYVCGPKPFMKSMVTSLQQLNVSSDHIHYEFFGPQGSLE; encoded by the coding sequence ATGCTTTCGCAAGCAACAAAAGACATCATTACATCGACTGTACCAGTTCTCGAAATTTACGGAGAGCGCATTACCACTCGTTTTTATGAACGTTTATTCCAGAATGAACCTTCTATGCTTGATATATTTAACCAAACGAATCAGCGCAAAGGGCAGCAGCAAACGGCACTTGCACAGGCGGTGTATGCAGCCGCATTGCATATTGAACATATTGAAGATATCTTACCAGTTGTGAAGCAGATTGGACATAAACATCGCGGTCTAGGTGTTACACCCGAGCACTATCCGATTATTGGTGAAAACCTCTTGGGTGCCATGAAAGAAGTGTTGGGTGATGGTGCGACAGATGAGATTATTGGAGCATGGGCACAAGCTTATGGTGTGATTGCTGATGCTTTTATTGGTGTGGAACAAGATATGTACGCACAAGTTGCTACGCAAACAGGCGGATGGGAAGGATTTCGCCCATTTATCGTCGTGAAAAAAGTTCAGGAAAGTGATGTCATTACCTCATTTTATATAGAGCCGGAAGATGGAGGTACGGTTGCCGTGTATGAACCTGGCCAATATCTCACGTTAAAGATCGATATTCCTGGTTTAGCGCATACACAACGACGCCAGTATAGTTTATCAGATGAACCAGGTAAACCCTATTATCGAATAAGTGTAAAACGCGAAGATGCCCATGATGGATGGCCCGAAGGGATTGTTTCTACGTATCTTCATCATCATGTGCAAGTGGGGGACACCTTGCACGTGGCCGCACCTGCAGGTGATTTTACTCTAGATGTGACAACTCATCATCCGATTGTCTTTTTAAGCGGCGGAGTGGGTATGACCCCTCTTCTTAGTATGGTGCATTCCTTGTTAACCTATGATCCACAGCATGAAGTGACCTATGTGCACGCTGCCATTCACGGAGGTGTACATGCCTTCCAAACGGAAATGGAGGAGTTAGCAATCGCTCATCCGTCACTCCAGTACTACATTGTGTATGAAAAACCACACGAAGAGGATAAACAACGCGCTCATTTTGCTCAAGCAGGGTATATTGATCTCGCACTCCTAGATGCACGTGTACCTCGCGATGCTGAGTTCTATGTCTGTGGTCCCAAACCCTTTATGAAGTCGATGGTTACTTCATTACAGCAGTTAAATGTATCATCAGATCATATTCACTATGAATTTTTCGGTCCACAAGGCAGTCTAGAGTAG
- a CDS encoding GNAT family N-acetyltransferase, with the protein MLSNHQLFCGELVRLCAFRSEDASVMASWSHDAEYLRNVDSDMAVPTTEAFQSFVGKSSNGIEFLLRTVDNDTLIGFVALHGIEWNNQCGLLAIGIGEENFRSKGYGTDALRLILRYAFSELNLNRVGLDVISYNKRGIRAYEKVGFKVEGAMRESVLRDGHKYDRIIMSIFRNEY; encoded by the coding sequence ATGCTAAGTAATCATCAGTTGTTTTGTGGCGAACTAGTGCGACTATGTGCATTTCGTTCAGAAGATGCTTCTGTAATGGCATCTTGGAGTCACGATGCGGAATATCTCAGGAATGTGGATTCTGATATGGCTGTCCCAACCACTGAAGCATTCCAAAGTTTCGTCGGAAAGAGCTCTAATGGCATCGAATTCCTTTTACGGACAGTAGATAATGATACACTTATTGGCTTTGTTGCTTTGCATGGCATTGAGTGGAATAACCAATGTGGGCTCTTAGCTATCGGTATTGGTGAAGAAAATTTCCGAAGCAAGGGTTACGGAACCGATGCGCTACGACTCATTCTGCGATATGCGTTTTCGGAACTGAATTTGAATCGAGTTGGATTGGATGTCATCAGTTACAACAAACGAGGCATACGTGCTTATGAAAAGGTTGGGTTCAAAGTAGAAGGAGCAATGCGTGAATCGGTGCTTCGAGATGGACATAAATATGACCGAATTATCATGAGTATCTTTCGAAATGAATACTAG
- a CDS encoding ABC-F family ATP-binding cassette domain-containing protein: MSILSIEQGSKSFGERVVLESVSFSLAYGDRVGFVGANGAGKSTLLKILAGDMELSLGTVLLAPSITLGYLPQAFEPKGNLTITALLEDATKEIQEMHVTINRLMDLMTKLSDDSHALERVLSEYGDLQARFEHRGGYDLPHRVDAVLQGLGLASIDRERPVSSLSGGEQVRLGLAAVLIQSPDLLLLDEPTNHLDRKALEWLEQYLAAFSGAVMVVSHDRLFLNIVVNQIIEIDEYSHRAKRYSGNYDMYQRQKALERVQWEERYTMQQAQIQELKQRIQSAHQHVGHNRPPKDNNKMAYKGHHAKVERAVGRNIQSAEVELVRIQANAVPRPPKPLCFDANFEWVASHHAVAVTCSEVSYVLPNGRHLFEGIGFTLGRSERMLIVGPNGAGKTTLLNVVAGVRPPSTGMVLRPAGTRIGYVPQDLHWPDPVRTVLEEFRRELVEKSQRRSTEQRHHQTASSVNGYEESTQERSRVYEECREAAIAQLLSYELFRYEEFDLPCAALSPGQHRKLRIAKLLASGANLLVLDEPTNHLSFAILEEFERALTVFPGAIVAVSHD; this comes from the coding sequence ATGTCTATTTTGTCAATAGAGCAGGGTTCAAAATCTTTCGGAGAACGGGTTGTTCTGGAATCCGTCAGCTTTTCCCTGGCGTACGGCGATCGCGTCGGATTCGTTGGCGCAAATGGCGCTGGTAAGTCCACTTTGCTGAAAATCTTAGCTGGAGACATGGAGCTTAGTCTTGGCACGGTTCTACTTGCTCCATCCATCACACTGGGGTATCTGCCGCAAGCATTCGAACCAAAGGGGAATTTAACCATTACGGCGCTCTTGGAGGATGCAACAAAAGAGATTCAGGAAATGCATGTAACCATTAACCGTCTAATGGATCTCATGACAAAGCTGTCCGATGATTCGCATGCATTGGAGCGTGTCCTCAGCGAATACGGTGATCTCCAAGCTCGTTTTGAGCACCGTGGAGGGTATGATTTGCCACATCGTGTCGATGCTGTCCTCCAAGGGCTAGGGTTGGCTTCAATTGATCGGGAGCGGCCCGTCAGTTCTCTGTCGGGTGGTGAGCAAGTCCGCTTAGGTTTGGCAGCTGTTCTCATTCAGTCACCTGACTTGCTCCTGTTGGATGAACCAACCAATCATCTGGACAGGAAAGCGTTGGAATGGCTTGAACAGTACCTGGCCGCTTTTTCAGGAGCGGTCATGGTGGTGTCCCATGACCGCCTATTCCTGAATATCGTGGTGAATCAAATCATTGAAATCGATGAATATTCCCATCGCGCGAAACGTTATAGCGGAAATTATGACATGTATCAACGTCAAAAGGCGCTGGAGCGCGTCCAGTGGGAAGAACGTTACACGATGCAGCAGGCGCAAATCCAGGAATTGAAACAACGCATTCAATCAGCACATCAGCACGTTGGTCACAACCGGCCACCAAAGGACAATAACAAAATGGCTTACAAGGGCCACCACGCTAAAGTGGAGCGGGCGGTTGGACGCAACATCCAATCAGCCGAAGTTGAACTCGTGCGAATTCAGGCAAATGCTGTGCCACGCCCCCCAAAACCTCTTTGCTTTGATGCGAACTTCGAATGGGTGGCTTCGCATCATGCGGTTGCCGTTACTTGTTCAGAGGTTTCGTACGTATTGCCGAACGGTCGACACCTTTTCGAAGGAATCGGTTTCACCCTTGGGCGTTCCGAGAGGATGCTCATCGTGGGACCCAATGGGGCAGGGAAGACGACACTGCTCAATGTTGTCGCGGGCGTTCGGCCACCGTCGACCGGAATGGTACTTCGACCAGCGGGAACGAGGATTGGGTATGTACCACAGGACCTGCATTGGCCGGACCCAGTTCGAACCGTACTGGAAGAGTTTAGGAGAGAGCTTGTTGAGAAGAGTCAGCGACGATCTACAGAGCAACGCCACCATCAAACTGCTTCGTCTGTGAATGGCTACGAGGAAAGTACTCAAGAGCGTTCACGAGTTTATGAGGAGTGTCGCGAGGCGGCGATTGCGCAACTTCTATCTTATGAATTGTTTCGTTACGAGGAGTTTGACCTGCCATGTGCAGCGCTTAGTCCTGGTCAGCATCGAAAGCTGAGGATTGCGAAACTGTTGGCGTCCGGTGCCAACTTGCTGGTGTTGGATGAACCCACAAACCATCTTAGTTTTGCAATTCTTGAGGAGTTTGAACGGGCTCTTACCGTGTTTCCAGGAGCTATTGTAGCTGTGTCGCATGATTGA
- a CDS encoding GNAT family N-acetyltransferase — protein MDWKCRMYIRLLDNFDAQVYREVRLRSLKNDPGSFGSTYEQEATRPLENFAERIQHTKDQFTLGCFDDSNILVGIVNFARENRLKTTHKGNIYGMYIEPQFRGRGLGKTLLLALIERATKECDGLEQIHLTVVSNNESAKRLYASLGFAVYGVEPHALKFDGHYFDEDLMVLRLAKLN, from the coding sequence ATGGATTGGAAGTGCCGTATGTATATTAGACTGTTGGACAATTTTGACGCCCAAGTGTATAGGGAGGTTAGGTTGCGTTCATTGAAAAATGATCCTGGTTCATTTGGATCAACATATGAGCAAGAAGCCACTAGACCTTTGGAGAATTTTGCAGAGAGGATACAGCATACAAAAGACCAATTTACGTTGGGATGTTTTGACGACAGCAACATATTAGTTGGCATTGTCAATTTTGCACGTGAAAACAGGCTTAAGACGACACATAAAGGAAATATCTACGGTATGTACATAGAGCCTCAATTTCGAGGACGTGGTTTAGGTAAAACCCTACTGTTAGCCCTCATTGAGAGGGCGACTAAAGAATGCGATGGGTTGGAACAGATTCATCTAACGGTAGTGTCTAATAACGAATCAGCTAAACGGTTATATGCCTCGCTGGGATTTGCAGTTTACGGTGTAGAACCACATGCTTTGAAGTTTGATGGACATTATTTCGATGAGGACTTAATGGTTTTAAGATTAGCAAAATTGAACTAA
- a CDS encoding transposase, which yields MGTKQTRYTEECKSMIVDLYHTGKTPSEIMSEYGLGKTALYKWVQERKEISVEQETLTAMDVRKLKIRIRELEEENDILKKAMTIFAKK from the coding sequence TTGGGAACGAAACAAACTAGGTATACTGAAGAATGTAAGTCCATGATTGTTGACCTCTATCACACGGGCAAAACACCATCAGAAATCATGAGCGAATATGGTCTAGGTAAAACGGCGTTATACAAATGGGTTCAGGAACGCAAAGAAATTTCGGTAGAACAAGAGACGCTGACAGCCATGGATGTTAGGAAGTTGAAGATTCGGATCCGAGAATTAGAAGAGGAAAACGATATCTTAAAAAAGGCTATGACCATATTCGCAAAAAAATAA
- a CDS encoding helix-turn-helix domain-containing protein → MIDMIQKQNILLSYYREGKSQREIEAMTGIARKTISKYIREYEQWRQEVEMSEKHSDIGELIQAIVEAPTYRWT, encoded by the coding sequence ATGATTGACATGATTCAGAAGCAAAACATATTGCTTTCCTATTACCGAGAGGGCAAATCGCAAAGGGAGATCGAAGCGATGACGGGGATTGCCCGCAAAACGATCAGCAAGTATATCCGCGAATATGAACAGTGGCGACAAGAGGTAGAAATGAGCGAAAAACACTCGGATATCGGGGAGTTGATCCAAGCGATTGTCGAAGCGCCTACCTATCGCTGGACCTAG
- a CDS encoding BTAD domain-containing putative transcriptional regulator, whose translation MIVTTKLQIPHTRHSLVARPRLMAKLNEGMNAKLTLASAQAGYGKTTMLSQWARQCGIHVAWVSLDQQDNDWIQFWSNIIASIREKVPGFGTQVEARLEKGPSATSLSSEPAIKELLNELNQWSGEMAIVLDDYHFIDMASIHDSLSYLLEHLPPQIHLYIASRTELNIPTARLRANGQMQQINMQDLRFELDEGLGFFERKRDLLLTKEQVTEVLRQTEGWISGVQLASISLKRSSNIADSIQQFSGKQHHIADYLLEEVFQYLTETMQAFLLETSILTRMNSSLCEAVTGQVDSQELLVRLEQLNLFIIPLDDERNWYRYHHLLSDFLQHILSSGDTDKWVQAHTKAARWLERHGFVEEAAEHYLKGRQYDDVVRLIENHLDAFIYKKSATLSRWILQVPESFLSKNPMVEMFYLLLMIGMGDWGTAAKKIELAKIRYEALQEQMDGAAWKQIMGNIYFLCATSCYFQKDLKQLSEYFELVERFTPEGCFFQTIGNNKYNSGFEEFEDHLAIINDYHTVAEFLLKWITRWEHNKAHSFVGRLYASYSKLLYEWNRLEESENYIRQVLCPDITHNTRSMVQIYLIASQIQQAQGNHALAVELLEQLKVQIDSPDYKWFLRKIEAEQASLAVRQGDNSYALEWLERCSIAPADEVSLNGVSEYLALARVLAACGRVKEALDLLERLHRLFFKENRLRDRIKTLVLQSVILHRIGQTEEALVRLKTALHLAEPEGFIRSFVDEGSVMAELLPACRPQQNSRASSAVAISQAYVERLLQAMNVTSGTAMKSLVKAQCFGRFRLFTERSDGAEIKWRTSKAEELMAYLVHHRGEAIDRHSILEDIWGNWDVDKAAAQLNLTVHYIRKSLRSVGVEGLLRHARGLYKIDADRIDCDYYEFETRTTVGSRLNNNNIEKCEQIAALYKGGYMEGNGYAWASQTTRNLEQEYVDLLMHIQDYYASGGNFRQAVKTLTKALSYTPWNEDIHTRLIEVYLLSSDRIAAIKQYEVLRKMLKTEYNVAPGEAVKRLMAIK comes from the coding sequence ATGATTGTGACTACCAAGCTTCAGATTCCACATACCCGGCACTCGTTGGTTGCTCGGCCTAGATTGATGGCCAAGTTAAACGAGGGGATGAATGCGAAACTGACACTCGCTTCTGCGCAAGCTGGCTACGGTAAGACAACGATGTTAAGCCAATGGGCGAGGCAATGTGGCATCCATGTGGCATGGGTTTCATTAGATCAACAGGATAACGATTGGATTCAATTTTGGAGTAATATCATCGCTTCTATTAGAGAGAAGGTGCCCGGCTTCGGCACGCAGGTAGAGGCACGTCTTGAAAAGGGTCCTTCGGCAACTTCCCTGTCGTCGGAGCCTGCAATCAAGGAGCTCTTAAATGAACTGAATCAATGGTCTGGAGAGATGGCAATTGTTCTTGATGACTATCATTTTATTGACATGGCCTCAATTCATGATTCGCTTAGCTATCTGTTGGAGCATTTGCCGCCCCAAATTCATCTGTACATAGCAAGCCGCACCGAACTAAATATACCGACCGCAAGACTTCGAGCCAATGGCCAAATGCAACAAATCAACATGCAAGATTTGCGGTTTGAACTAGATGAAGGACTTGGTTTTTTCGAACGTAAGAGAGACTTGCTACTCACAAAGGAGCAGGTAACGGAGGTGTTACGCCAGACAGAGGGGTGGATCAGTGGGGTGCAGCTAGCGTCGATCTCTCTGAAACGAAGCTCAAATATAGCGGATTCCATTCAACAATTTAGTGGTAAGCAGCATCATATAGCTGATTATTTGCTAGAGGAAGTGTTCCAGTATCTTACTGAGACGATGCAAGCTTTTTTACTTGAGACATCCATTTTGACGCGGATGAACAGCTCCTTGTGCGAGGCCGTAACAGGTCAAGTTGATAGCCAGGAACTGCTGGTAAGGCTGGAGCAACTCAATTTGTTCATTATCCCGCTGGACGATGAGCGGAATTGGTATCGTTATCATCACTTGCTTTCCGACTTTCTTCAGCATATTTTGTCAAGCGGCGACACAGACAAATGGGTACAAGCGCATACAAAGGCGGCGCGTTGGCTGGAACGTCATGGATTCGTGGAGGAAGCGGCAGAGCATTATTTGAAAGGGCGACAGTATGATGATGTAGTTCGACTGATCGAGAATCATCTGGATGCCTTCATCTACAAGAAGAGCGCTACGCTAAGCAGATGGATCTTGCAAGTACCGGAGAGTTTCCTTTCGAAGAATCCTATGGTGGAAATGTTTTATTTGCTTCTCATGATTGGTATGGGGGACTGGGGAACGGCAGCTAAAAAAATAGAGCTAGCTAAAATTCGTTATGAAGCACTACAAGAGCAAATGGATGGGGCAGCATGGAAACAGATTATGGGCAATATCTACTTTTTATGCGCAACTTCTTGTTATTTTCAAAAGGATTTGAAACAGTTGTCGGAATACTTCGAGCTAGTAGAGCGCTTTACGCCGGAAGGCTGCTTCTTTCAAACCATTGGGAACAATAAATATAATAGCGGGTTCGAAGAATTTGAAGATCATCTGGCCATTATAAACGACTATCATACGGTTGCTGAATTTCTGTTGAAATGGATCACAAGATGGGAACACAATAAGGCACATTCATTTGTTGGACGACTCTATGCTTCATACAGTAAGCTGCTGTATGAATGGAATCGATTAGAAGAATCCGAGAATTATATTCGTCAAGTTCTGTGCCCTGACATCACGCACAATACGCGAAGTATGGTTCAAATTTATCTTATCGCTTCGCAGATTCAACAAGCACAGGGAAACCACGCTCTAGCCGTAGAGTTGCTAGAGCAGTTGAAAGTACAGATTGACTCTCCCGATTATAAATGGTTTCTTCGTAAAATCGAAGCGGAGCAAGCTTCGTTAGCTGTGCGGCAAGGAGACAACTCCTATGCTCTGGAGTGGCTGGAACGATGCAGTATAGCCCCTGCGGATGAAGTATCACTAAATGGCGTGTCAGAGTATCTGGCTTTAGCTAGAGTGCTGGCTGCATGCGGGCGTGTAAAGGAAGCGTTGGATCTCTTGGAACGGCTGCATCGATTGTTTTTCAAGGAGAATCGCCTGCGGGATCGAATCAAGACCTTAGTCTTGCAAAGCGTGATTTTACACCGTATCGGCCAAACAGAGGAGGCGCTCGTTCGGCTGAAGACCGCTTTGCACTTGGCGGAGCCGGAAGGGTTCATCCGTAGCTTTGTCGATGAAGGATCTGTAATGGCAGAGCTTTTGCCCGCCTGCAGACCACAGCAAAACAGTAGGGCAAGTAGTGCTGTTGCGATTTCTCAAGCCTATGTGGAGAGGCTGCTTCAAGCGATGAATGTTACGTCAGGAACCGCGATGAAAAGCTTGGTAAAAGCACAGTGTTTCGGTCGTTTCAGGTTGTTCACGGAACGCAGTGATGGAGCGGAAATTAAATGGCGCACCTCCAAGGCGGAGGAACTGATGGCTTATCTTGTCCATCATCGGGGAGAGGCTATCGACCGTCACTCTATCTTGGAAGATATATGGGGAAATTGGGATGTAGACAAGGCGGCCGCCCAGTTGAATCTGACAGTTCACTATATCAGAAAAAGCTTACGAAGCGTAGGAGTTGAAGGGCTGCTTCGCCATGCCCGAGGCTTATATAAGATTGATGCGGATCGAATTGATTGCGATTATTATGAGTTTGAAACGCGGACAACAGTAGGTTCTCGTCTAAACAACAACAATATCGAAAAATGTGAACAGATTGCCGCGCTGTATAAGGGCGGGTACATGGAGGGTAACGGTTATGCGTGGGCCTCGCAAACCACACGCAATCTGGAGCAGGAGTATGTAGACCTCCTGATGCACATCCAAGATTATTATGCGAGTGGGGGGAACTTTCGCCAGGCGGTGAAGACATTAACAAAGGCGCTTTCATACACACCATGGAATGAGGACATACATACAAGGCTGATTGAAGTCTATTTGCTTTCAAGTGATCGCATTGCGGCGATAAAGCAATATGAGGTTCTACGAAAAATGTTGAAAACAGAGTACAACGTGGCACCTGGAGAGGCAGTAAAGAGATTGATGGCCATAAAGTAA